A part of Candidatus Hydrogenedentota bacterium genomic DNA contains:
- a CDS encoding PAS domain S-box protein translates to MKTYVRSRFLRLFVCVAAGPLILILGATAWHAHMQLTRRALVFLRHDLEDTAHLLEAIMEETTAFLIASGRVAANLGDDAARRDFLETLLASAKTPTALRLLDPGGREMARVGDAPFSDFTRSEPSDSLPEPRLFLAGSPEKGQMIIFIPIRADGASAGFLQAEINMEQIWKNLTKAHLGRNQHFYLLDPEGRILAKTTTEGISETVAWPRVDGYGTSIQGNRALRGALPWVLLGQPLVILAERDARDVLMPFFSAVHYAIVLAVMLLGCILAVGLWVVRHLTRPVLELRDAACAIEGGDLMRQAPVRHADEVGELADAFNRMTARLRDSLKRLEEEVAYRTKTEEDLKRSISMLRAMFDATVDAVVVVSDKESVVNWSTHFARMWHLPEDGYANLSSTELWKHIAGHLANPERFLSSRDTVNDGDTYGTVLLNTLDGRIIEEYARPNMVDGVAAGCVWCFRDITEQARRERELRESEERFRAIFESAHDGIYLKNRDLRYTHVNPAMERMFGIPASTLVGHTGDSVFGAMGGIRIDEVDRRVLAGEIVEMEDTRALPEGNRTFHVVKVPMRNQAGEIVGLCGITRDVTARKAVEDALRESENRYRLLAENVTDVIWTMNFDLQFTYMSPSVTQMQGYTVEEALARRLEDYLSASSMAAVQKAFQEELVIERSGNADPKRSRVLELQQRCKDGRMIWTEVTVSFLRDQNGSATGIVGVTRDITQRKNDEQERSRLEAQIQHTQKLESLGVLAGGIAHDFNNLLMGILGYAGLVLRELPPDTKMYQRIQQIEQAGQRAADLAKQLLAYSGRGKFVIESIDLGKLVQEMAQFIEAGISRKAVLRYNFAPDLPAIEGDATQIRQVVMNLITNASDAIGDNVGVISISTGVMEVTHEYLSQTYLDDSLAGGLYIFLEVSDTGCGMDEATKARIFDPFFTTKFVGRGLGLAATLGIIRSHHGAIKVYSEPGAGATFKVLFPAAKQMAETTPSVVDVTAWKGSGVILVIDDEPIVRDVAAHTLEPLGFSTILACDGQEGAEMFERHCSEIVLVLLDMTMPRLSGTETYERIRAIRPDVPVILSSGYNEQDTVARFSREGLAGFIQKPYQPRELIVKVKQVLAGPMPTVA, encoded by the coding sequence ATGAAGACCTACGTTCGCAGCCGGTTCCTGAGACTTTTCGTGTGTGTTGCGGCGGGTCCCTTGATCCTGATTTTGGGCGCCACGGCTTGGCATGCCCACATGCAACTAACCCGGCGGGCGCTTGTCTTTTTGCGGCACGATCTTGAAGACACTGCCCATTTGCTCGAAGCAATCATGGAAGAAACCACCGCGTTCTTGATCGCCAGCGGCCGGGTTGCGGCAAACCTCGGCGACGACGCGGCACGGCGCGATTTCCTTGAAACCCTCCTTGCGTCCGCGAAGACGCCAACCGCCTTGCGACTGCTGGATCCCGGCGGCCGGGAAATGGCCCGCGTCGGCGATGCGCCCTTTTCTGATTTTACCCGTTCCGAACCATCGGACTCTTTGCCTGAACCGCGTCTTTTTCTTGCCGGATCACCTGAAAAAGGGCAAATGATTATTTTTATTCCAATCAGGGCGGATGGCGCGTCGGCAGGCTTTCTTCAAGCTGAAATAAATATGGAACAGATTTGGAAAAATCTGACCAAAGCGCATTTGGGGCGAAACCAGCATTTCTATTTATTGGATCCGGAAGGCCGTATATTGGCCAAAACCACAACTGAGGGCATATCCGAAACCGTGGCATGGCCGCGGGTTGACGGTTACGGAACCAGCATCCAAGGGAATCGTGCGTTGCGGGGCGCCCTGCCATGGGTGCTGTTGGGTCAGCCTTTAGTCATTCTGGCTGAACGCGACGCCCGCGATGTGCTCATGCCGTTTTTTTCAGCGGTCCATTATGCGATTGTATTGGCGGTGATGTTGCTCGGCTGTATCTTGGCGGTCGGTCTTTGGGTGGTTCGACACTTGACGAGGCCGGTGCTCGAATTACGCGACGCGGCTTGTGCGATCGAGGGCGGCGACCTGATGCGTCAGGCGCCGGTCCGGCACGCGGACGAAGTAGGCGAGTTGGCCGATGCTTTCAACCGAATGACGGCGCGGTTGCGCGATTCGCTGAAACGTCTTGAAGAGGAAGTGGCGTATAGGACCAAAACAGAGGAGGACCTAAAGCGTTCGATTTCCATGTTGCGCGCGATGTTCGACGCAACCGTGGACGCGGTCGTGGTGGTCTCGGACAAGGAAAGCGTCGTCAACTGGAGCACCCATTTCGCCAGAATGTGGCATTTGCCGGAAGACGGATACGCCAACCTTTCCTCAACGGAACTTTGGAAACACATTGCCGGCCATTTGGCCAATCCGGAACGTTTTCTGTCGTCGAGAGACACCGTGAATGACGGGGATACCTACGGAACCGTGCTCTTGAACACCCTGGACGGCCGGATCATCGAGGAATATGCCCGCCCGAACATGGTGGACGGCGTGGCCGCCGGGTGCGTCTGGTGTTTCCGCGACATCACGGAGCAGGCCCGGCGTGAACGCGAACTGCGCGAAAGCGAAGAACGATTTCGCGCCATCTTCGAATCGGCGCACGACGGGATCTACCTGAAAAACCGCGACCTGCGCTACACGCACGTAAATCCGGCCATGGAGCGGATGTTTGGCATTCCGGCCTCGACCCTCGTCGGCCATACGGGCGACTCGGTGTTTGGCGCCATGGGCGGCATCCGCATTGACGAGGTGGACCGGCGCGTACTGGCCGGCGAAATCGTCGAAATGGAAGATACGCGGGCCCTGCCCGAAGGCAACCGCACCTTCCACGTCGTCAAGGTGCCGATGCGCAACCAAGCCGGGGAAATTGTGGGACTGTGTGGCATCACGCGCGACGTAACGGCCCGGAAAGCCGTCGAGGATGCCTTGCGCGAGAGCGAAAACCGTTATCGCCTGCTGGCCGAAAATGTGACCGATGTAATCTGGACCATGAACTTCGATCTGCAGTTCACCTATATGAGCCCCTCCGTAACCCAAATGCAGGGATACACCGTCGAGGAAGCGCTGGCGCGCCGGCTTGAAGACTACTTGTCCGCCTCCTCGATGGCGGCCGTCCAAAAGGCATTCCAAGAGGAACTGGTCATCGAACGATCCGGCAATGCCGATCCGAAGCGCTCCCGTGTGCTCGAACTTCAGCAACGCTGCAAGGACGGGCGCATGATTTGGACCGAAGTGACAGTCTCTTTTCTGCGCGATCAGAATGGTTCGGCCACGGGCATTGTGGGCGTTACCCGCGACATCACGCAGCGCAAGAACGACGAACAGGAACGCAGCCGCCTGGAAGCCCAAATCCAGCACACCCAGAAACTCGAAAGTCTCGGCGTGCTGGCCGGCGGGATTGCGCACGATTTCAACAACCTCCTGATGGGCATTCTCGGTTATGCGGGGCTGGTCCTCCGTGAATTGCCGCCCGACACAAAAATGTACCAGCGCATCCAGCAAATCGAACAGGCCGGACAACGCGCCGCCGATCTCGCCAAGCAACTCCTCGCCTATTCCGGCCGCGGCAAATTCGTCATCGAATCCATTGACTTGGGCAAACTGGTCCAGGAAATGGCCCAGTTCATCGAGGCCGGCATATCGCGAAAAGCCGTGCTCCGATACAATTTTGCCCCCGACTTGCCCGCCATCGAGGGAGACGCCACCCAGATTCGGCAGGTCGTTATGAATCTTATCACCAATGCCTCAGACGCTATTGGGGACAATGTCGGTGTCATTTCGATTTCCACCGGCGTCATGGAAGTCACGCACGAATATCTCTCCCAGACTTACTTGGACGACTCGCTGGCAGGCGGCCTGTATATTTTCCTTGAAGTGTCGGATACCGGATGCGGCATGGACGAGGCAACCAAGGCCCGCATCTTCGACCCGTTTTTCACGACCAAATTTGTCGGCAGGGGCCTCGGCCTTGCCGCCACATTGGGCATTATCCGAAGCCATCACGGCGCCATCAAGGTTTACAGCGAACCGGGCGCCGGCGCAACGTTCAAGGTCCTCTTTCCGGCCGCAAAGCAAATGGCCGAAACCACCCCGTCCGTCGTGGACGTCACGGCATGGAAGGGATCGGGCGTCATTCTTGTCATTGATGACGAACCGATCGTTCGCGATGTCGCCGCGCACACGCTCGAACCACTTGGATTCAGTACAATCCTTGCATGCGACGGGCAGGAAGGCGCTGAAATGTTTGAGCGCCATTGCAGCGAAATCGTCCTTGTGCTTCTCGACATGACCATGCCCCGTCTGAGCGGGACGGAAACGTACGAGCGAATTCGCGCGATTCGCCCGGATGTGCCCGTGATTCTTTCCAGCGGATACAACGAACAGGATACGGTTGCGCGATTCTCGCGAGAAGGCCTGGCGGGGTTCATCCAAAAACCTTATCAACCCCGCGAACTCATCGTGAAAGTAAAACAAGTCCTTGCGGGACCCATGCCCACGGTCGCTTGA
- a CDS encoding sugar phosphate nucleotidyltransferase, translated as MPTKKMVKRIAVVMAGGSGERFWPLSRQLRPKQLLRLTGSGRTMIEESVERLAPLISPRDIYVATSRVLLDPIRAANPGVPDENIIAEPCKRNTAGCLAYATAHILAKEDVEEGDESFGNLSMAVVTADQSIGDAEGFRATVSTVLDAAEREKALAVIGIVPSRAETGYGYVQTPDDGRPLEGFTGRIPVYRVGGFHEKPDSERARHFVASGRYLWNAGMFFWRIADFMNELDTACPDLSGAIRSMTRAMRSGNEPEVVRVFERLDNVSIDIALMERARNVLVARASFPWDDVGAWPALERTHAPDSSRNIVVGDPILIDSRNCIVYNDHDSQSDRVLALIGVEGLVVVATHDAILVMPKERAQDVREVVAELKRRGASQI; from the coding sequence ATGCCGACAAAAAAGATGGTCAAACGCATCGCAGTGGTCATGGCCGGCGGTTCAGGTGAACGTTTCTGGCCGTTGTCGCGGCAGCTGCGTCCGAAACAACTCCTACGCCTGACGGGCAGCGGCCGGACCATGATTGAGGAATCGGTCGAACGACTTGCCCCGCTGATTTCGCCCCGCGACATCTATGTGGCGACTAGTCGTGTTCTTTTGGACCCCATTCGGGCTGCAAATCCGGGCGTGCCGGACGAAAACATCATTGCTGAACCCTGCAAACGAAATACGGCCGGTTGTCTGGCGTATGCCACGGCGCATATTTTGGCCAAAGAAGACGTCGAAGAAGGCGACGAATCGTTCGGCAATCTTTCGATGGCTGTTGTTACGGCGGATCAGAGCATCGGTGACGCGGAGGGATTCCGGGCGACGGTTTCGACGGTATTGGATGCGGCGGAGCGCGAAAAGGCGTTGGCGGTCATTGGCATCGTGCCCTCACGCGCGGAGACCGGTTACGGTTATGTCCAGACACCGGACGACGGCCGCCCTCTAGAGGGATTCACGGGCAGGATTCCGGTCTACCGCGTCGGCGGCTTTCACGAGAAACCCGATTCGGAACGCGCGCGCCATTTTGTGGCCTCGGGACGATATTTATGGAATGCGGGCATGTTTTTCTGGCGCATCGCGGATTTCATGAATGAACTGGACACGGCGTGTCCCGATCTGTCCGGGGCGATACGATCCATGACGCGGGCCATGCGATCGGGCAATGAACCCGAAGTCGTTCGCGTGTTCGAGCGCCTCGACAATGTCTCGATAGATATTGCGTTGATGGAACGGGCCCGGAATGTGCTGGTGGCTCGGGCGTCTTTTCCGTGGGACGACGTGGGCGCATGGCCGGCCCTCGAACGTACTCACGCGCCCGATTCCAGTCGAAATATTGTCGTCGGCGACCCCATTTTGATTGATTCACGAAACTGTATCGTTTATAACGATCATGATTCGCAGTCGGATCGCGTGCTGGCGCTTATCGGCGTGGAAGGTTTGGTCGTGGTGGCGACTCATGACGCAATCTTGGTGATGCCGAAGGAACGCGCACAAGACGTTCGCGAGGTGGTGGCCGAGTTGAAAAGACGTGGCGCGTCGCAAATCTAA
- a CDS encoding folylpolyglutamate synthase/dihydrofolate synthase family protein → MQTPREYLAGLEFHGIKLGLEKIRALLDAAGNPHRAYPVVHIAGTNGKGSVAAFLDAMFRAAGYRVGRFTSPHIRAVNERFTINGECIGDEELDDGISRFRDVADRMDAPPTFFEMTTAVAFRWFADRRVDAALVEVGMGGRLDSTNVVEPVATAITNIGLDHTQYLGTTIEAIAAEKAGIIKPETPLVLGIIEQGPRAVILARATDARCSVRECGRDFHYRVEGPPLNQTFAYRSATRNIPPTPLALGGRHQGANAAVATALAEQIEPTFPRLDHSATVAGIASARWPCRLERVLDDPPVIMDIAHNPDGARAVAGAIDRCIVLLAVSADKDAASMIEALAPVATRFVFSCFTGTRAMPLERLCLAAGGRPHDAFGSIAEALPHAILLATRDHPLLITGSIFTCGEARTILINNYGARPLLF, encoded by the coding sequence GTGCAAACACCTCGTGAATACCTGGCCGGTCTTGAATTTCACGGCATCAAACTGGGTCTCGAGAAGATTCGGGCGTTGCTGGACGCCGCCGGTAATCCGCATCGCGCCTATCCCGTCGTGCATATTGCGGGCACGAACGGCAAAGGGAGCGTGGCCGCTTTTTTGGATGCCATGTTCCGTGCAGCCGGATATCGCGTGGGACGCTTTACGAGTCCGCATATCAGGGCCGTCAATGAGCGCTTCACGATCAATGGGGAATGTATCGGCGACGAAGAACTCGACGATGGCATTTCCCGGTTTCGCGACGTTGCGGATCGAATGGATGCCCCGCCGACTTTTTTCGAGATGACCACGGCGGTCGCGTTCCGTTGGTTCGCGGATCGCCGTGTGGACGCGGCCCTTGTCGAGGTGGGCATGGGCGGGCGACTGGATTCGACCAATGTGGTCGAACCGGTCGCGACCGCCATCACGAATATCGGACTTGACCACACGCAGTATCTGGGTACGACCATCGAAGCCATTGCGGCCGAGAAGGCGGGGATTATCAAGCCGGAAACACCCCTCGTTTTAGGGATAATCGAACAAGGTCCGCGCGCGGTGATTCTGGCCCGCGCGACGGATGCACGTTGTAGCGTCCGCGAATGCGGGCGCGACTTCCACTACAGGGTCGAAGGGCCACCGCTCAATCAGACCTTTGCGTATCGAAGCGCCACGAGGAATATTCCGCCAACGCCGCTCGCGCTGGGCGGCCGTCATCAGGGCGCCAATGCCGCCGTGGCGACCGCGCTGGCCGAACAAATCGAACCGACATTTCCCAGGTTGGACCATAGCGCCACCGTTGCCGGGATCGCCTCGGCCCGCTGGCCGTGCCGTCTCGAACGCGTGCTCGACGATCCTCCGGTCATCATGGACATTGCGCACAATCCCGATGGCGCGCGCGCCGTGGCCGGCGCGATCGATCGGTGCATCGTCTTGTTGGCTGTTTCCGCCGACAAGGACGCCGCGTCCATGATCGAAGCATTGGCGCCCGTTGCAACCCGCTTTGTTTTTTCCTGTTTTACCGGCACGCGCGCCATGCCCCTTGAACGGCTTTGCCTTGCCGCCGGGGGGCGTCCACATGATGCGTTTGGCTCGATCGCGGAGGCTCTCCCCCACGCCATTCTCCTCGCCACGCGCGATCATCCCCTGCTCATTACCGGTTCGATCTTTACCTGCGGCGAAGCCCGAACGATCCTCATAAACAACTACGGCGCGCGTCCTCTTCTATTCTGA
- a CDS encoding DUF2784 domain-containing protein, whose product MLLYRMLDIGFFVFHSALIVFILFGWAWRKTRRWHLMVVALTAASWFGLGIWHGFGYCPCTDWHWRVRWALGDTDLPFSYIKFLIDRTFGADVSAWWVDVATVTGFALAALAGIATNAFDYCRWRRKNDPCNVDSSR is encoded by the coding sequence ATGTTGCTTTACCGGATGCTCGATATCGGTTTTTTCGTTTTTCATTCCGCGCTGATCGTGTTCATCCTGTTCGGTTGGGCATGGCGCAAGACCCGGCGATGGCACCTGATGGTTGTCGCGCTGACTGCGGCATCGTGGTTCGGCCTCGGCATCTGGCATGGATTCGGCTATTGTCCCTGCACCGACTGGCATTGGCGCGTGCGCTGGGCGCTCGGCGACACCGATCTACCCTTCTCCTATATCAAATTTCTGATCGATCGAACCTTCGGAGCAGATGTTTCCGCCTGGTGGGTGGATGTTGCCACGGTAACGGGATTTGCCCTTGCCGCACTGGCCGGCATCGCCACGAACGCCTTCGATTATTGCCGTTGGAGACGGAAAAACGATCCCTGCAACGTTGACTCGTCCCGATAG
- a CDS encoding glycosyltransferase — MNRDQLLALADLVPHCARRVLVAGVYDETLATNLRGRGATEVHALADPMREMPGFDSVQPLSLRGDLPFPTRYFDAILLPMMDADPENTEKTIMALAPFLAKNGYAMGEAANAAYWRNLGRGTNIESIRAVLEAAGLQLYGLSHSVAEDDPEAEQDGDCLVIEGRRLHAPDESARQSLLTPFYRFTAIRPEYNPMEHACARFDAGHPEEAYEILAQIPPICFDNPEVATAIHSTILLCLLALVSPDTSTSKNLNRLMKAQWSFYSAIALSPHLQSAYRAQAEIWHRIGHADMAVRLLRSIQHVAPDKDVAAQLAGYGSPSRIEAPDDTAPPWNPPAHAPRLLFVTHPRPHYGLDILYDGLCAVLGDENVVEFPWKPSLHGQPPATMANYPCVFDRPGARWTLDAVLNALDKGTFDAVLYGDLEQSLRRTTARRIVQAAAGTPVFLFDAQDTCDDRRADMTEFLRIPSFAGVFKREMLIGADYGPNVFPLPFAYPDGRVPTLLPDERPYDLFWAGHREFGLRRLYLERLESLTGQSFSLAFPQEDYVKVMRASRIGLNIFGMGFDTVRYWELPAHGCMLLAERLPIRVPHGFTDGINAVFFDDMRELEEKLAYYIAHRNEIDPIARAGHAHFLRHHTGSARARQALAWMRQCGAFDRCYMSTA, encoded by the coding sequence ATGAATCGGGATCAACTATTGGCATTGGCGGACCTTGTGCCGCACTGCGCGCGTCGCGTGCTCGTGGCCGGCGTGTACGATGAGACACTGGCCACCAATCTGCGCGGACGTGGCGCGACGGAAGTGCATGCGCTGGCGGATCCTATGCGCGAAATGCCGGGATTTGATTCGGTCCAGCCGCTTTCTCTGCGGGGCGATTTGCCTTTTCCGACTCGGTATTTCGATGCAATTCTTTTGCCGATGATGGATGCCGACCCTGAAAACACCGAAAAAACGATCATGGCGCTAGCCCCTTTTCTTGCCAAGAACGGTTACGCAATGGGCGAAGCCGCCAACGCCGCTTATTGGCGTAATTTAGGCCGTGGAACGAACATTGAATCAATACGCGCCGTTTTAGAAGCCGCCGGCCTTCAACTGTACGGCTTGTCCCATAGTGTCGCCGAAGACGATCCCGAAGCCGAACAGGATGGCGACTGTCTCGTAATTGAAGGACGGCGATTGCATGCCCCGGACGAATCCGCGCGCCAGTCGCTATTGACTCCCTTTTACCGGTTCACGGCGATTCGTCCTGAATACAATCCGATGGAACACGCCTGTGCCCGTTTTGATGCCGGTCATCCGGAAGAGGCGTATGAAATCCTCGCGCAGATCCCCCCGATCTGTTTCGATAACCCGGAAGTGGCGACGGCCATCCATTCAACGATCCTCCTATGCCTGTTGGCGCTGGTTTCGCCGGATACGAGCACGTCAAAGAACCTGAATCGGTTGATGAAGGCCCAATGGTCGTTTTACAGCGCGATTGCCCTCTCTCCGCATTTGCAAAGCGCCTATCGCGCCCAGGCGGAAATCTGGCATCGCATCGGCCATGCCGACATGGCCGTCCGCCTGCTCCGTTCCATTCAGCATGTTGCGCCGGACAAAGATGTGGCGGCCCAATTGGCGGGCTATGGATCGCCTTCTCGCATCGAAGCGCCGGACGACACGGCGCCCCCATGGAATCCGCCGGCGCATGCGCCGCGCCTGTTGTTTGTTACGCATCCACGTCCGCATTACGGGCTGGATATCCTGTACGACGGACTCTGCGCGGTCCTCGGCGATGAAAACGTCGTTGAGTTTCCATGGAAACCGTCGCTCCACGGACAACCGCCCGCCACGATGGCAAACTATCCCTGCGTATTTGACAGGCCGGGCGCGCGGTGGACGCTTGACGCGGTATTGAACGCACTGGACAAGGGAACGTTCGATGCCGTGCTGTACGGTGACCTCGAGCAATCCCTGCGGCGCACGACCGCACGGCGCATTGTGCAGGCGGCCGCCGGCACGCCGGTTTTCCTGTTCGATGCGCAGGACACGTGCGACGACAGGCGCGCGGACATGACGGAATTCCTCCGCATCCCGTCGTTTGCGGGCGTTTTCAAACGGGAAATGCTGATTGGCGCCGATTATGGACCCAACGTGTTTCCGCTGCCGTTTGCCTATCCGGATGGGCGCGTGCCGACCCTTTTGCCGGACGAACGCCCCTACGACCTGTTTTGGGCGGGCCATCGCGAGTTCGGCCTGCGCCGGCTCTACCTTGAACGCCTCGAATCGCTGACCGGGCAATCGTTCAGTCTGGCTTTTCCACAGGAAGATTATGTGAAAGTAATGCGGGCGTCCCGGATCGGCTTGAATATTTTTGGGATGGGATTCGACACGGTCCGTTATTGGGAACTGCCCGCCCACGGCTGTATGCTGCTCGCGGAACGCCTGCCAATACGCGTCCCGCACGGATTTACCGACGGCATCAACGCGGTCTTTTTCGACGATATGCGGGAATTGGAAGAAAAACTGGCCTATTACATCGCCCATCGCAACGAGATTGACCCGATAGCCCGCGCGGGCCACGCGCATTTCCTGCGGCATCATACCGGCAGCGCCCGGGCGCGGCAGGCCCTCGCGTGGATGCGCCAATGCGGGGCCTTCGACCGTTGTTACATGAGCACCGCGTAA
- a CDS encoding NCS2 family permease, whose amino-acid sequence MAGIVDRYFGIAAAGSSVRREVVGGLTTFATMSYIVFVQPTVLSMAGMDFGSVLMATCLSSAFACVLMGVLAKYPFALAPGMGENFLFAFTVCSTFPGGMGFSWQAGLTIVFISGILFMLLSIFRTREMILAVLPQCLTNSIGPAIGLFIGFIGLQWGGIIVLSPTTMVRLGGFHTGPALLTLFGVLLIAVLHARGVRGGILLGVLASCGIGLATGIIPWTRPEVALNFSTFFQLDVSELITRWPDALVAILLFFFLVLFDTVGTLIGVGTQAGFVDENGRLPRAGRAFFADAMATSVGALFGTSTVTSYIESAAGVAAGARTGLAAIVAGLCFILAIAFAPIIHIAGQDIGAAFYHLKSTELHVSMYPAVAPALIFVGFMMMAPLRRVRWDDVTESLPAFLTIAIMVFGYGITEGIAAGCVSFAAIKWLSGRGREVHAVMYVIALAFIVRYAVLM is encoded by the coding sequence ATGGCAGGCATAGTGGATCGATACTTCGGTATTGCAGCGGCCGGATCGAGCGTCCGCCGCGAAGTGGTGGGCGGTTTGACCACGTTTGCCACGATGAGTTACATCGTATTCGTTCAACCGACCGTTCTCAGCATGGCCGGCATGGATTTTGGTTCGGTGCTGATGGCAACGTGCCTGTCGTCGGCCTTTGCCTGCGTGCTGATGGGCGTCTTGGCCAAATATCCGTTTGCGCTGGCGCCCGGCATGGGCGAGAATTTTCTTTTTGCTTTCACCGTCTGCTCGACGTTCCCGGGCGGGATGGGATTCTCCTGGCAGGCGGGGTTGACGATCGTGTTCATTTCCGGCATTTTGTTCATGTTGCTTTCGATCTTTCGCACGCGCGAAATGATCCTTGCCGTTCTGCCGCAATGCCTCACGAACAGCATCGGTCCCGCTATCGGTCTTTTTATTGGATTCATCGGCCTGCAATGGGGCGGCATCATTGTGCTCAGCCCGACCACGATGGTCCGGCTCGGCGGATTCCACACCGGTCCCGCGCTCTTGACCTTGTTCGGCGTTTTGCTGATTGCCGTCCTGCACGCGCGAGGCGTTCGCGGCGGGATTCTTCTCGGCGTGCTGGCCAGTTGCGGCATCGGCCTAGCGACCGGCATCATTCCCTGGACCCGTCCGGAGGTTGCCCTGAACTTTTCGACCTTCTTCCAACTCGATGTCTCGGAATTGATCACCCGTTGGCCTGACGCCCTTGTCGCCATCCTCCTCTTCTTTTTCCTCGTTCTATTCGACACGGTCGGCACGCTAATCGGCGTGGGTACACAGGCCGGCTTCGTTGACGAAAACGGCCGCCTGCCACGCGCCGGGCGAGCCTTTTTTGCCGACGCCATGGCGACCAGCGTCGGCGCGCTGTTCGGGACGTCTACCGTTACCAGTTACATTGAAAGCGCGGCAGGCGTGGCGGCCGGCGCCCGGACCGGCCTTGCCGCCATTGTGGCGGGCCTTTGTTTCATACTCGCCATCGCGTTCGCGCCCATCATTCATATCGCCGGCCAGGACATCGGCGCGGCTTTCTATCATCTGAAGTCCACCGAACTCCATGTCAGCATGTACCCCGCTGTCGCGCCCGCGCTGATCTTCGTCGGATTCATGATGATGGCGCCGCTGCGCCGCGTGCGCTGGGATGACGTCACGGAAAGCCTGCCCGCGTTTCTGACGATTGCGATCATGGTGTTCGGCTACGGAATCACGGAAGGCATTGCGGCAGGATGTGTCTCATTTGCCGCCATCAAGTGGCTGTCCGGCCGGGGCCGGGAAGTTCACGCGGTCATGTACGTCATCGCGCTGGCATTCATCGTGCGTTACGCGGTGCTCATGTAA